In Macrobrachium rosenbergii isolate ZJJX-2024 chromosome 16, ASM4041242v1, whole genome shotgun sequence, a single genomic region encodes these proteins:
- the LOC136846911 gene encoding sialin-like, producing MYCAGLALVAMCFVNCNSSLAVAVLCIAVAITGASNSGGYLGEQDICPPSLVGVIKGMSVTVSSTTGFIAPLVTGSIIVGNETLSAWRTAFLIAAVLYIIPGTIYLIFATEKVQPWVKSEKNTEKSKF from the exons ATGTACTGTGCTGGCCTGGCCCTGGTAGCGATGTGTTTCGTCAACTGTAATTCATCACTGGCCGTGGCAGTCCTGTGCATAGCAGTGGCCATTACTGGAGCCTCTAATAGCGGGGGCTATTTGGGAGAGCAAGACATATGTCCTCCGTCTCTAGTAGGAGTCATCAAAGGAATGTCTGTTACAGTCTCTTCTACCACGGGATTCATAGCTCCTCTCGTCACAGGGAGCATCATAGTGGGAAAC GAAACCTTATCAGCATGGAGAACGGCGTTCCTCATAGCAGCTGTGTTGTATATCATACCTGGGACAATTTACCTGATTTTCGCCACCGAGAAGGTTCAGCCGTGGGTTAAAAGTGAAAAGAATACAG aaaaaagtaaGTTCTAG
- the LOC136847205 gene encoding putative inorganic phosphate cotransporter isoform X2, whose amino-acid sequence MDKSDNESLARSTDCIYSVELPGEGHHHQPSERNKNHGWTDRHTFALMNLLGQCIAFMNRGCLSVAIVAMVSSGSNSTHGGEEHGDVCPVPRSANDTLGPEEEGEFDWDEQLQGVVLGSFFYGYVSSCFIGGLLTDYFGGRLMYGVSITGLSVLSVLSPISAWTSVELFIANKVISGLIQGPMYPSLHSLMASRIPAHLRAKYNSICLTGSTFGNVFSMALGGLLASSSFLGGWPSVFYVFGAAGILWSVLWFLLIKEDPKRNAVLSGEDVHSQDRIMLKDVRFKSILTSLPFCSLVLFHFGDSFGYYMLSSEIPTYLNNIQYVDLEKNGLHLALHIANILQHGMGNRHQ is encoded by the exons ATG GACAAAAGCGACAACGAATCACTCGCCCGGTCGACAGACTGTATCTACTCTGTTGAGTTGCCGGGTGAAGGGCATCACCATCAACCAAGTGAACGAAATA AAAATCATGGATGGACTGATCGGCACACTTTTGCCTTGATGAATCTCTTGGGTCAGTGTATAGCTTTTATGAACAGAGGCTGTCTCTCTGTTGCTATCGTGGCCATGGTGTCCTCTGGCTCCAATTCGACTCATGGAGGGGAAGAGCACGGCGATGTTTGTCCAGTGCCACGTAGTGCCAACGATACTCTTGGTCCGGAAGAG GAGGGCGAATTCGACTGGGATGAACAACTGCAAGGCGTAGTGCTCGGCTCCTTCTTCTACGGATATGTATCGTCGTGTTTTATTGGGGGATTACTGACGGATTACTTCGGCGGTCGACTCATGTATGGCGTCAGTATCACGGGGCTCTCGGTGCTGAGTGTGTTGTCTCCCATCTCCGCTTGGACGTCTGTTGAGCTCTTTATTGCCAACAAAGTTATTTCCGGATTGATACAG GGCCCAATGTACCCTTCGCTTCATTCACTGATGGCTTCTAGGATCCCTGCACACCTCAGGGCTAAATACAACTCCATTTGTCTGACTG GCAGCACGTTTGGAAACGTCTTCTCAATGGCTCTTGGAGGACTCTTGGCTAGTTCCAGCTTTCTCGGAGGTTGGCCATCGGTATTCTACGTTTTCGGGGCAGCCGGAATTCTCTGGAGCGTTCTGTGGTTCTTGCTGATTAAGGAAGACCCCAAGAGAAACGCCGTTCTCTCAGGAGAAGATGTACATTCTCAAGACAGAATTATG CTAAAAGACGTCAGGTTCAAGAGTATCCTGACGTCTCTGCCCTTCTGCAGTCTCGTGCTCTTCCATTTTGGAGACTCCTTCGGCTACTACATGTTGTCTTCAGAGATTCCAACTTACTTAAATAATATCCAGTATGTCGATCTTGAAAAG aatggTTTGCATCTTGCCCTACATATTGCAAATATTCTTCAGCATGGCATGGGGAATCGCCATCAATAG
- the LOC136847205 gene encoding putative inorganic phosphate cotransporter isoform X1, whose amino-acid sequence MFIEKKFFPQNQDKSDNESLARSTDCIYSVELPGEGHHHQPSERNKNHGWTDRHTFALMNLLGQCIAFMNRGCLSVAIVAMVSSGSNSTHGGEEHGDVCPVPRSANDTLGPEEEGEFDWDEQLQGVVLGSFFYGYVSSCFIGGLLTDYFGGRLMYGVSITGLSVLSVLSPISAWTSVELFIANKVISGLIQGPMYPSLHSLMASRIPAHLRAKYNSICLTGSTFGNVFSMALGGLLASSSFLGGWPSVFYVFGAAGILWSVLWFLLIKEDPKRNAVLSGEDVHSQDRIMLKDVRFKSILTSLPFCSLVLFHFGDSFGYYMLSSEIPTYLNNIQYVDLEKNGLHLALHIANILQHGMGNRHQ is encoded by the exons atgtttattgaaaaaaaattttttccccaaaatcaGGACAAAAGCGACAACGAATCACTCGCCCGGTCGACAGACTGTATCTACTCTGTTGAGTTGCCGGGTGAAGGGCATCACCATCAACCAAGTGAACGAAATA AAAATCATGGATGGACTGATCGGCACACTTTTGCCTTGATGAATCTCTTGGGTCAGTGTATAGCTTTTATGAACAGAGGCTGTCTCTCTGTTGCTATCGTGGCCATGGTGTCCTCTGGCTCCAATTCGACTCATGGAGGGGAAGAGCACGGCGATGTTTGTCCAGTGCCACGTAGTGCCAACGATACTCTTGGTCCGGAAGAG GAGGGCGAATTCGACTGGGATGAACAACTGCAAGGCGTAGTGCTCGGCTCCTTCTTCTACGGATATGTATCGTCGTGTTTTATTGGGGGATTACTGACGGATTACTTCGGCGGTCGACTCATGTATGGCGTCAGTATCACGGGGCTCTCGGTGCTGAGTGTGTTGTCTCCCATCTCCGCTTGGACGTCTGTTGAGCTCTTTATTGCCAACAAAGTTATTTCCGGATTGATACAG GGCCCAATGTACCCTTCGCTTCATTCACTGATGGCTTCTAGGATCCCTGCACACCTCAGGGCTAAATACAACTCCATTTGTCTGACTG GCAGCACGTTTGGAAACGTCTTCTCAATGGCTCTTGGAGGACTCTTGGCTAGTTCCAGCTTTCTCGGAGGTTGGCCATCGGTATTCTACGTTTTCGGGGCAGCCGGAATTCTCTGGAGCGTTCTGTGGTTCTTGCTGATTAAGGAAGACCCCAAGAGAAACGCCGTTCTCTCAGGAGAAGATGTACATTCTCAAGACAGAATTATG CTAAAAGACGTCAGGTTCAAGAGTATCCTGACGTCTCTGCCCTTCTGCAGTCTCGTGCTCTTCCATTTTGGAGACTCCTTCGGCTACTACATGTTGTCTTCAGAGATTCCAACTTACTTAAATAATATCCAGTATGTCGATCTTGAAAAG aatggTTTGCATCTTGCCCTACATATTGCAAATATTCTTCAGCATGGCATGGGGAATCGCCATCAATAG